The genomic stretch CTTTTGCTTGCGCGGCAGGGATGGTCACTAGCACCCAATCAAAGCCTTCATACTTAGCCTGGGCAGTTTCTACAATCCAATGTGTGTTCGATTTTTTAATGCTAACGATTAATTGATTTAAACGTACATCGAGATTTTTCGCTAAGTGCTGCCCGATAGCATTCATGGCCGGCGTACCAACATAATGCGGAAATTCATCATCCCATTCACGCTGACTATCAATCTCAGTGCCTGCAACTTCAACAAATCTTGCATCCCATCGCGCAAGCACCTGCTCTGCTTCCAAGGTCTTGGCAAACGATTGAAACACTTTGCTTTTTGCAGTAAAAAACTGGGCGCCATGATCAAAAGAAAAGCCATTCGCATGGTGCGTTGCTGCTCGCCCGCCAAGCTTATCTGACTTTTCAAACACCACAATTTCAGCAACATCCGCCAAAAGCTTGGCGAGATTAAGTCCTGCAATGCCTGCGCCAATAATGGCTATTTTTGGTTTTTGTTTGCTCATCCATGCTCAATCATGACTCTTTGAATGAAGTCTTTGATAGTCATCATCACAATTAGTGCGAAAAATTTAATCAATTTTTAATCGCTAAGCTTACAAAAATTTACGCATAGAGCCGGTAACAACACCGATCAGTGCAACTGTATCTGCATCATCAAAGCGCATGGATTGGTAAAGAGGATTCGCCGGCACTAGCTGGTTTTGGCCCAGATACTTAACGGTGAATTCACCGTCAATTTCAGCAAGAATAATCTGACCGATACTCGGATCAAGCGAACGATCGACCACCAATACATCCCCATTAAAGATGCCCGCGTTTATCATCGAGTCGCCTTTGACCCGCACAAAATACGTGGCTGTTGGATTCTTCACAAGATATTGATCAGCACTCAGCCTGACCTCGACGTGATCGGCTGCCGGGCTTGGGAATCCCGCGGAAACCTTGTGATTAAATAGTGGAATATCCGCGCTCTTGTTAGAGACGCGGACGAAGATTTCCTCAACGTTTGAATGTTGCTTACGCTTATAGCTACGGATTAGATCGATTGGACTCATGACATTCACCTTCTGTACGTTCGTACAATATTTAAATATTAATGATTAATGAGGTGCACGTCAATCATGGAGTGCCGTCTCCTTTTTCGGTTCAAGCGTGATGAACATTATTTTTAAAAATGCTATTATTTTGCGCAGATTTTTATTACGTCATGCACTGGCCATTTAAAGCTTTTAATGCAGGCAGTTGGAACAACAAGCCAAGATAAGTGTCATTTAAATTGGGCAATACAACATTTCATTGTTTGGAGCATTCAAATTCATACAGACCATGCACCTTTTTTACAATTAATCTATACGAGCACTCCTGATTCAGC from Candidatus Methylopumilus turicensis encodes the following:
- a CDS encoding NAD(P)/FAD-dependent oxidoreductase yields the protein MSKQKPKIAIIGAGIAGLNLAKLLADVAEIVVFEKSDKLGGRAATHHANGFSFDHGAQFFTAKSKVFQSFAKTLEAEQVLARWDARFVEVAGTEIDSQREWDDEFPHYVGTPAMNAIGQHLAKNLDVRLNQLIVSIKKSNTHWIVETAQAKYEGFDWVLVTIPAAQAKAILPENLGLKAQLDDVVMRPCFALMLGYETPKLLDWDAAFVSKSILSWISINSSKPNRGQPFTMVALSRNDWAGDNFDQQESDIVAAMLLALEAIIGQKLEDASYLKLKRWKYANAPRKDTPMEMIDYASQVACCGDWCLSGKIESAFMASWQLANKLKDVIR
- a CDS encoding LexA family protein; protein product: MSPIDLIRSYKRKQHSNVEEIFVRVSNKSADIPLFNHKVSAGFPSPAADHVEVRLSADQYLVKNPTATYFVRVKGDSMINAGIFNGDVLVVDRSLDPSIGQIILAEIDGEFTVKYLGQNQLVPANPLYQSMRFDDADTVALIGVVTGSMRKFL